Genomic window ([Eubacterium] hominis):
ATATCCATTTATCCAAAGATGATCCGGCTTGTTTCTATTACGCCTGTGAAAAGATGCAATTAAAACCAGCGGAGTGTATCGTCATTGAAGATGCATTGCACGCTGTATCAGGTGCAAAAAAAGCAGGATGCTATGTGGTAGCCGTGAAAGAAAAAAGCCAGCAGAAAGATGAAGAAAAAATCAGAAGTATGGCAGATGCATACATAGAGGATATGCAGGAACTGGAGGAGATATTATGCAGAAAGTTTTAACAATTGCAGGCACAGACCCAAGTGGTGGGGCAGGGGCACAGGCAGATTTAAAGACCTTTATGGCACATAAGGTATATGGAATGAGTGTGATCACCGCATTGGTTGCACAAAATACATGTGGTGTACGTGATATTATGAATGTAACACCTGCCTTTTTAAAGGAACAGTTTGATTGTGTATTTGAAGATATTTTCCCAGATGCAGTAAAAATCGGGATGGTATCACAACCAGAATTAATCGAAGTCATTGTGGAAAAGCTGAAACAATATCAACCTAAAAATATCGTGGTAGATCCAGTGATGGTATCCACCAGTGGCGATCGGCTATTAGCGCAAAAAGCGTTAACGATGCTGCAAAAAGAGTTGCTTCCACTGGCACAGATTATTACACCAAATATTCCAGAAGCAGAAGTATTATGTGAATTTTCTATTGAGTCCAAAGATGATATGGTAAAAGCAGCACAAAAGATTGCCACAAATTATCATGGCTATATTTTGATTAAAGGTGGACATTTTGAGGATTGTGCAGATGATTTATTGTATCATGATGGAGAAGAAATCTGGCTGCCTTGTGTTAAGATACAAAATCCTAATACCCATGGAACCGGCTGTACCTTATCCAGTGCAATTGCCAGTAATTTAGCATTGGGTTATGACATGGTAAGCAGTGTAAAAAATGCAAAGGCATATATCACAGGTGCATTAAAAGATGGCATGGATTTAGGAAAAGGCAGTGGACCTTTAAATCATTGCTGGAACTTGATGAATAAAGCATAAAAAGTCGCAAATCGCGACTTTTCATTTACAATAATTCCTTTACCAAAGATACATCAATATAAGGGGTAGTGACGCCATTTCCTATCATTTGCGTCGTGTTTTTTGTATACCATATCAAGCTATCATCATACAGTTTTTGGATATTCAAATCTAAATGTAAAGCCAAACGATAGAAATTGCCAATAGAAAGCTTATCATTCTCGACATGTA
Coding sequences:
- the thiD gene encoding bifunctional hydroxymethylpyrimidine kinase/phosphomethylpyrimidine kinase, whose protein sequence is MQKVLTIAGTDPSGGAGAQADLKTFMAHKVYGMSVITALVAQNTCGVRDIMNVTPAFLKEQFDCVFEDIFPDAVKIGMVSQPELIEVIVEKLKQYQPKNIVVDPVMVSTSGDRLLAQKALTMLQKELLPLAQIITPNIPEAEVLCEFSIESKDDMVKAAQKIATNYHGYILIKGGHFEDCADDLLYHDGEEIWLPCVKIQNPNTHGTGCTLSSAIASNLALGYDMVSSVKNAKAYITGALKDGMDLGKGSGPLNHCWNLMNKA